In Mesorhizobium sp. 113-3-3, a genomic segment contains:
- the urtA gene encoding urea ABC transporter substrate-binding protein, producing the protein MRGNFSTITKMFSASVVAAGLLMSAPARAADDTIKVGILHSLSGTMAISETTLKDAMLMLIDEQNAKGGLLGKKLEAVVVDPASNWPLFAEKARELISKDKVAAVFGCWTSVSRKSVLPVFSELDNILFYPVQYEGEESERNVFYTGAAPNQQAIPAVDYLMSEDGGSVKRWVLEGTDYVYPRTTNKILEAYLKAKGVAAEDIMVNYTPFGFADWQTEVSAIKKFGSAGKKTAVVSTVNGDANVPFYKELGNQGIKAEDIPVMAFSVGEEELAGLDTAPLVGHLAAWNYFESVDTPENKKFIADWHKFIKNDKRTTNDPMEAHYIGFNMWVKAVEKAGTTDPDKVIDAMIGVSVPNLTGGYSTMMPNHHITKPVLIGEIQADGQFETVSRTPGLVMGDEWSDYLPDSKDLISDWRKPLSCGNFNVATGKCGGKGTN; encoded by the coding sequence ATGAGGGGTAATTTCTCGACAATAACAAAAATGTTTTCGGCGAGCGTGGTTGCCGCCGGCCTGCTGATGTCGGCTCCCGCCAGGGCCGCCGACGACACGATCAAGGTCGGCATTCTCCATTCGCTGTCGGGGACCATGGCGATTTCGGAGACAACGCTGAAGGACGCCATGCTGATGCTGATCGATGAGCAGAACGCCAAGGGCGGCCTGCTCGGCAAGAAGCTTGAAGCCGTCGTCGTCGATCCGGCTTCCAACTGGCCGCTGTTCGCCGAAAAGGCGCGCGAGCTGATTTCGAAGGACAAGGTCGCGGCGGTGTTCGGCTGCTGGACCTCGGTGTCGCGCAAGTCGGTGCTGCCGGTGTTCTCCGAGCTCGACAACATCCTGTTCTATCCCGTCCAGTATGAGGGCGAGGAAAGCGAGCGCAATGTGTTCTACACGGGTGCCGCGCCGAACCAGCAGGCCATTCCGGCTGTCGACTATCTGATGAGCGAGGATGGCGGCTCGGTGAAGCGCTGGGTGCTGGAAGGCACCGACTACGTCTATCCGCGCACCACCAACAAGATCCTCGAAGCCTATCTGAAGGCAAAGGGCGTCGCGGCCGAAGACATCATGGTCAACTACACGCCGTTCGGTTTCGCCGACTGGCAGACCGAAGTCTCGGCGATCAAGAAGTTCGGCTCCGCCGGCAAGAAGACCGCCGTCGTCTCGACCGTCAACGGTGACGCCAACGTGCCGTTCTACAAGGAACTCGGCAACCAGGGCATCAAGGCCGAGGACATCCCGGTCATGGCCTTCTCGGTCGGCGAGGAAGAACTGGCCGGTCTCGACACCGCGCCGCTGGTCGGCCATCTTGCCGCGTGGAACTACTTTGAGAGCGTCGACACGCCGGAAAACAAGAAGTTCATCGCCGACTGGCACAAGTTCATCAAGAACGACAAGCGCACCACCAACGACCCGATGGAAGCCCACTATATCGGCTTCAACATGTGGGTGAAGGCGGTCGAGAAGGCCGGCACCACCGATCCCGACAAGGTCATCGACGCCATGATCGGCGTTTCGGTGCCGAACCTGACCGGCGGCTATTCGACGATGATGCCGAACCACCACATCACCAAGCCGGTGCTGATCGGCGAAATCCAGGCCGACGGCCAGTTCGAGACGGTTTCGCGCACGCCGGGCCTGGTCATGGGCGACGAATGGTCCGACTACCTGCCGGACTCCAAGGACCTGATCTCCGATTGGCGCAAGCCTCTGTCGTGCGGCAACTTCAACGTTGCCACCGGCAAGTGCGGCGGCAAGGGAACGAACTGA
- the urtB gene encoding urea ABC transporter permease subunit UrtB translates to MSLLRTIGLMLLFLLATLSSSGAAEADLRGIIAKFAAAKGFSEIGAVVHELAATGDPAVERPLSALADGNLYIRKADSLVFVGKEAGDGVQLSDPLSGEASGEAAKDDITKIKVNNTLRRVIRDALGTLTLGAKDPTVRIAAADTMFKTPDAANIEPLDAAIAKETVASVKALLEQARAASVLVSDRPEADKLAAIALIGARGDRDAVSLLTSVEANTSGAVKEAATAAIANINSTLALWDAGQNIWYGISLGSVLLLAAIGLAITFGVMGVINMAHGEMVMLGAYTTFVVQQVIRTSFPGLFDWSLVIALPLAFLVAALVGLAIERGVIRFLYGRPLETLLATWGVSLILQQAVRSIFGPTNQEVGNPSWMSGSFDIGQLAITWNRLWILVFALTVFGVLLYVMKRTPWGLQMRAVTANRRMAASMGIRTPWVDALTFALGSGIAGIAGVALSQIDNVSPNLGRGYIIDSFMVVVFGGVGNLWGTLVGAFSLGIVNKFLEPYAGAVLGKIVVLVLIILFIQKRPRGLFALKGRAVEA, encoded by the coding sequence ATGAGCCTGCTCCGCACGATTGGCCTGATGCTGCTGTTCCTGCTGGCGACGCTGTCGTCGTCGGGCGCGGCGGAAGCCGACCTGCGTGGTATCATCGCCAAATTCGCGGCGGCCAAGGGTTTTTCCGAGATCGGAGCTGTCGTTCATGAACTGGCGGCCACCGGCGATCCGGCCGTCGAGCGGCCGCTTTCTGCGCTCGCCGACGGCAATCTCTATATCCGCAAGGCCGATTCCCTGGTCTTCGTCGGCAAGGAAGCCGGCGACGGCGTCCAGCTTTCCGACCCGCTAAGCGGCGAGGCATCCGGCGAGGCGGCCAAGGACGACATCACCAAGATCAAGGTCAACAACACGCTGCGCCGCGTCATCCGCGATGCGCTGGGCACGCTGACGCTCGGCGCCAAGGACCCGACTGTCCGCATCGCCGCGGCCGACACCATGTTCAAGACGCCGGACGCAGCCAATATCGAGCCGCTCGACGCGGCGATCGCCAAGGAGACGGTTGCCAGCGTCAAGGCTCTGCTCGAACAGGCCCGCGCCGCCTCGGTTCTCGTCTCGGATCGGCCTGAAGCCGACAAGCTGGCGGCCATTGCGCTGATCGGCGCGCGCGGCGACCGTGACGCGGTGTCATTGCTCACTTCGGTCGAGGCCAACACCTCGGGCGCGGTGAAGGAAGCCGCGACGGCGGCGATCGCCAACATCAATTCGACATTGGCCCTTTGGGATGCCGGCCAGAACATCTGGTACGGCATTTCGCTGGGCTCGGTGCTGCTGCTCGCGGCGATCGGACTCGCCATCACCTTCGGCGTCATGGGCGTCATCAACATGGCGCATGGCGAGATGGTGATGCTCGGCGCCTACACCACCTTCGTCGTACAGCAGGTGATCCGCACATCCTTTCCTGGCCTGTTCGACTGGTCGCTGGTGATCGCGCTGCCGCTTGCCTTCCTGGTCGCCGCACTCGTCGGCCTCGCGATCGAACGCGGCGTCATCCGCTTCCTCTATGGCCGGCCGCTCGAGACGCTGCTGGCGACGTGGGGCGTGTCGCTGATCCTGCAGCAGGCTGTCCGTTCGATCTTCGGGCCGACCAACCAGGAGGTTGGCAATCCTTCCTGGATGTCGGGTTCGTTCGATATCGGCCAGCTGGCCATCACCTGGAACCGTCTGTGGATCCTGGTCTTCGCGCTCACCGTGTTCGGCGTGCTGCTCTATGTCATGAAGCGCACGCCCTGGGGGCTGCAGATGCGCGCCGTCACCGCCAACCGGCGCATGGCAGCCTCGATGGGCATCAGGACGCCGTGGGTCGACGCGCTGACCTTCGCGCTCGGATCCGGGATTGCCGGCATTGCCGGTGTCGCGCTCAGCCAGATCGACAATGTCTCGCCCAATCTCGGCCGCGGCTACATCATCGACAGCTTCATGGTCGTTGTCTTCGGCGGCGTCGGCAATCTGTGGGGCACGCTGGTCGGCGCGTTTTCCCTGGGCATCGTCAACAAGTTCCTCGAGCCCTATGCGGGCGCCGTGCTCGGCAAGATCGTCGTGCTGGTGCTGATCATCCTGTTCATCCAGAAGCGCCCGCGCGGCCTGTTCGCGCTCAAGGGCAGGGCGGTGGAAGCATGA
- a CDS encoding purine-nucleoside phosphorylase encodes MTIHIEANKGDYAETVLLPGDPQRAEWMAQTFLDAPRCVNRRRGALGFTGLYRGQPISIQATGIGVSSFLIYAHELLDYYGIRTLIRTGTCGGLSAEVKLRSLVISQSAHPENAENGQVFGLYDADASPDPGLLARAMATAAELGIDHHAGLTACTDIFYHPEASIRYAEARALGALAVDMETSALYRIAAHFGARALSLLTVVDNLVTGEQADYSERQALFTDMSRLALETAWEGR; translated from the coding sequence TTGACGATACACATAGAGGCAAACAAGGGCGATTACGCCGAAACGGTGCTGTTGCCGGGTGACCCGCAGCGCGCCGAATGGATGGCGCAGACGTTTCTCGACGCGCCTCGCTGCGTCAATCGCCGGCGGGGCGCTCTCGGCTTCACCGGCCTTTATCGCGGCCAACCCATCAGCATCCAGGCGACGGGCATCGGTGTCTCATCGTTCCTGATCTATGCCCATGAATTGCTCGACTATTATGGCATCCGAACACTGATCCGCACCGGGACCTGCGGCGGCCTGAGCGCCGAGGTAAAGCTGCGCAGCCTGGTGATCTCGCAATCGGCACACCCGGAAAACGCCGAGAACGGTCAGGTCTTTGGCCTTTACGACGCCGATGCCAGCCCGGATCCAGGCCTGCTCGCTCGTGCAATGGCCACGGCAGCCGAACTCGGCATCGACCACCACGCCGGTCTGACGGCCTGCACCGACATATTCTACCATCCCGAAGCGAGCATCCGTTATGCCGAGGCAAGGGCGCTTGGAGCGCTGGCCGTGGACATGGAAACCAGCGCGCTCTACCGCATCGCGGCGCATTTCGGCGCGAGGGCGTTGTCGCTGCTGACCGTCGTCGACAATCTGGTTACCGGCGAACAGGCCGACTATTCCGAACGCCAGGCGCTTTTCACAGATATGAGCCGGCTGGCGCTCGAAACCGCTTGGGAAGGGCGCTAG
- the urtE gene encoding urea ABC transporter ATP-binding subunit UrtE, giving the protein MLEVSNATLHYGAAQALRGVSLKAGAGKITCVLGRNGVGKTSLMRSIVGHHRLTSGSVAFEGKALDRSAAYDRARSGIAFVPQGREIFPLLTVRENLESGFAPLKRADRNVPAHVFELFPVLKQMLGRRGGDLSGGQQQQLAIGRALVMRPKLLVLDEPTEGIQPSIIKDIGRAIRYLRDQAGIAVLLVEQYLDFCRELADEVNIMDRGQIVHTGPAEDLDRADVRKFLTV; this is encoded by the coding sequence ATGCTCGAAGTTTCAAACGCCACGCTCCACTACGGCGCCGCCCAGGCGCTGCGCGGCGTTTCGCTGAAAGCGGGCGCCGGCAAGATCACTTGCGTGCTCGGGCGCAACGGCGTCGGCAAGACCAGTTTGATGAGATCGATCGTCGGCCACCATCGGCTGACGAGCGGAAGCGTTGCCTTCGAGGGGAAGGCGCTCGACCGGAGCGCGGCGTATGACCGCGCCCGGTCGGGCATCGCATTCGTACCGCAGGGCAGGGAGATATTCCCCCTGCTCACGGTGCGCGAAAACCTGGAATCGGGTTTTGCGCCTCTGAAGCGCGCCGACCGCAACGTGCCGGCGCATGTCTTCGAGCTGTTTCCGGTGCTGAAGCAGATGCTTGGCCGCCGTGGCGGCGATCTTTCGGGCGGTCAGCAACAGCAGCTGGCCATCGGCAGGGCGCTGGTGATGCGGCCGAAGCTGCTGGTGCTGGATGAACCCACCGAAGGCATCCAGCCGTCGATCATCAAGGATATCGGCCGCGCCATCCGCTACTTGCGAGACCAGGCCGGCATCGCCGTGCTGCTGGTCGAACAGTACCTCGACTTCTGCCGCGAGCTTGCGGACGAGGTCAACATCATGGACCGCGGCCAGATCGTCCATACCGGCCCGGCCGAAGATCTGGACCGGGCCGATGTACGCAAGTTCCTTACCGTCTAG
- the cckA gene encoding cell cycle histidine kinase CckA, whose amino-acid sequence MAKEARGDFYPVPIVDQNTRPGAVTRLIIFIVVLTGAAIVFGLFRERLGDPFLLGMLGVLAMIGVGFLFATAIGFVQVTPRSTGDELSKAFVDSMAQGLLVTDTKGRVVYANRAYADMTGASSAADLKTVEALLSDVPEASVTIYRLASGLRDGQPGDGEFRLAQSIRPGAEPGARWYRARARTFNVPGQRLPMLAWQLADISQERAEQERFFLDLQKAIDHLDHAPAGFFSADQDGRVTYINATLAEWLGIDLASFTPGAVTLPDIVAGDGMALVRSVKADPGTTRNAVIDLDLTTMTGEALPVRFMHRVSASREGVGGPTRTIVLNRTQGEDASADLRASEVRFTRFFNSTPMAIAGVDASGRILRTNAPFLSLFSSVVDRDAVDRRVRLDTVIHERERPAFAAAFEKARQRQADIEPIDTVLPGNEERHIRFYVNAVADGTGGEGAEESAIVYAVETTEQKALEGQMAQSQKMQAVGQLAGGIAHDFNNVLTAIIMASDLLLTNHRPSDPSFPDIMNIKQNANRAASLVRQLLAFSRKQTLRPEVLNLTDVLADLRMLLARLVGNDIKLKIDHGRDLWPVKVDIGQFEQVVVNLAVNARDAMPAGGDLTVRTRNVTAEECKTFSYRELAAADYVVVEVEDTGSGIAPDVLKKIFEPFFTTKEVGKGTGLGLSMVYGIIKQTGGFIFCDSEVGKGSTFRIFLPRHIAEAKKAPEPGDAPSAAPVKPVDSTKDLSGSATVLLVEDEDAVRMGGMRALTSRGYTVHEASSGVEALEVFEALGGKVDIVVSDVVMPEMDGPTLLGELRKRQPDIKFVFVSGYAEDAFARNLPADAHFGFLPKPFSLKQLATIVKDMLES is encoded by the coding sequence ATGGCCAAGGAAGCGCGCGGCGATTTCTATCCGGTACCGATCGTCGACCAGAACACGCGACCGGGTGCGGTCACCCGGCTCATCATATTCATCGTCGTTCTGACGGGGGCCGCGATCGTCTTCGGCCTGTTCCGCGAGCGCCTCGGCGACCCGTTCCTGCTCGGCATGCTGGGCGTGCTGGCGATGATCGGCGTCGGCTTCCTGTTCGCGACCGCGATCGGCTTCGTGCAGGTTACGCCGCGCTCGACTGGCGATGAACTGTCCAAGGCGTTCGTCGATTCCATGGCGCAAGGTCTGCTGGTGACGGACACCAAGGGCCGCGTCGTCTACGCCAACCGCGCCTATGCCGACATGACCGGAGCTTCCTCGGCCGCCGACCTCAAGACGGTCGAAGCGCTGCTTTCGGATGTTCCCGAGGCCTCGGTGACGATTTACCGGCTGGCCTCCGGCCTGCGTGACGGACAGCCGGGCGACGGCGAGTTCCGGCTGGCGCAGTCGATCCGGCCCGGCGCCGAACCCGGAGCCCGCTGGTACCGGGCGCGCGCCCGCACCTTCAACGTTCCGGGCCAGCGCCTGCCGATGCTGGCCTGGCAACTCGCCGACATTTCGCAGGAGCGGGCCGAGCAGGAGCGTTTCTTCCTCGATCTGCAGAAGGCCATCGATCATCTCGACCACGCCCCGGCCGGATTCTTTTCCGCCGACCAGGACGGTCGTGTCACCTACATCAACGCCACGCTCGCGGAATGGCTGGGCATCGATCTCGCCAGTTTCACGCCAGGCGCGGTGACCTTGCCGGACATCGTCGCCGGCGACGGCATGGCGCTGGTGCGCTCGGTCAAGGCCGACCCCGGCACGACGCGCAACGCCGTCATCGATCTCGATTTGACGACGATGACGGGCGAGGCGCTGCCGGTGCGCTTCATGCATCGCGTTTCGGCCAGCCGCGAAGGGGTTGGCGGTCCGACGCGCACGATCGTGCTCAACCGCACGCAGGGCGAGGACGCCTCGGCCGATTTGCGCGCTTCGGAAGTGCGCTTCACCCGCTTCTTCAATTCGACGCCGATGGCGATCGCGGGTGTCGATGCAAGCGGGCGCATCCTGCGCACCAACGCGCCGTTCCTGTCGCTGTTTTCCTCGGTCGTCGACCGGGATGCCGTGGATCGCCGCGTGCGGCTCGATACGGTGATCCATGAGCGCGAGCGGCCGGCCTTTGCCGCCGCATTCGAGAAGGCCCGGCAGCGGCAGGCCGACATCGAGCCGATCGACACCGTGCTGCCAGGCAATGAAGAGCGGCACATCCGCTTCTACGTCAATGCCGTCGCCGACGGCACGGGCGGCGAGGGCGCCGAGGAATCGGCCATTGTCTACGCCGTCGAGACGACCGAGCAGAAGGCGCTCGAAGGGCAGATGGCGCAAAGCCAGAAGATGCAGGCGGTCGGGCAACTCGCCGGCGGCATCGCCCACGACTTCAACAATGTGCTGACCGCCATCATCATGGCGTCGGACCTGCTGTTGACCAATCACCGGCCGTCGGACCCGTCCTTCCCCGACATCATGAACATCAAGCAGAACGCCAACCGGGCGGCTTCGCTGGTCAGGCAGTTGCTGGCCTTCTCGCGCAAACAGACGCTGCGGCCGGAAGTGCTGAATCTCACCGACGTGCTCGCCGATCTCAGGATGCTGCTTGCTCGCCTGGTCGGCAACGACATCAAGCTGAAGATCGACCACGGCCGCGACCTGTGGCCGGTCAAGGTCGATATCGGTCAGTTCGAGCAGGTGGTGGTCAACCTGGCGGTCAATGCGCGCGACGCGATGCCCGCCGGCGGCGATCTCACCGTGCGCACCCGCAACGTCACCGCCGAGGAATGCAAGACCTTTTCTTATCGCGAGCTCGCCGCGGCCGACTATGTGGTGGTCGAGGTCGAGGACACCGGCAGCGGCATCGCGCCGGATGTGTTGAAGAAGATCTTCGAGCCGTTCTTCACCACCAAGGAGGTCGGCAAGGGCACGGGCCTTGGCCTGTCCATGGTCTACGGCATCATCAAGCAGACCGGCGGCTTCATCTTCTGCGATTCCGAGGTCGGCAAGGGATCGACCTTCCGCATCTTCCTGCCGCGTCATATCGCGGAAGCAAAGAAGGCGCCCGAACCCGGGGACGCGCCGAGTGCGGCGCCGGTGAAACCGGTCGATAGCACCAAGGACCTGTCCGGGTCAGCCACGGTGCTGCTGGTCGAGGACGAGGATGCCGTGCGCATGGGCGGCATGCGGGCGCTGACGTCGCGCGGCTATACGGTGCACGAGGCATCCTCTGGCGTCGAGGCGCTGGAAGTGTTCGAGGCGCTCGGCGGCAAGGTCGACATTGTCGTTTCGGACGTGGTCATGCCGGAAATGGACGGGCCGACCCTGCTTGGCGAATTGCGCAAGCGCCAGCCCGACATCAAGTTCGTCTTCGTGTCCGGCTATGCCGAGGACGCATTCGCCAGGAACCTGCCGGCCGACGCGCATTTCGGCTTCCTGCCGAAGCCGTTCTCGCTCAAGCAACTGGCGACGATCGTCAAGGATATGCTGGAGTCCTAA
- the urtC gene encoding urea ABC transporter permease subunit UrtC encodes MITGRFFAAGADRRIAITIFILLAAAIVVPLLNLAVSPTSAFYIPAYIVALTGKYLCYALLALALDLVWGYCGILSLGHGAFFALGGYAMGMYLMRQIGSRGVYGNPILPDFMVFLNYKELPWFWYGFDHFWFAAIMVLAVPGLLAFVFGWFAFRSRVTGVYLSIITQAMTYALLLAFFRNDMGFGGNNGLTDFKDILGFNVQADATRSALFAASAVMLALAVLITWAIVGSKYGKLLMAVRDAESRTRFLGWRAENVKLFAFTVSAVMAGIAGALYVPQVGIINPGEFEPSNSIEVVIWAAVGGRGTIVGPIIGALLVNAGKSWFTGVLPELWLFALGGLFVAVTLLLPKGIIGMWDSWRGNARALRAASVAEEAGTKVTVASATSKPARSPARNPGEWSWSDPEPQAAE; translated from the coding sequence ATGATCACGGGACGCTTCTTCGCCGCCGGCGCGGATCGCCGCATCGCCATCACCATCTTCATCCTGCTGGCCGCGGCCATTGTCGTGCCGCTGCTCAACCTGGCGGTATCGCCGACCAGCGCCTTCTACATCCCCGCCTATATCGTCGCGCTGACCGGCAAATATCTCTGCTACGCGCTGCTGGCGCTCGCCCTCGACCTGGTCTGGGGCTATTGTGGCATCCTTTCGCTCGGCCATGGCGCCTTCTTCGCGCTCGGCGGCTATGCGATGGGCATGTATCTGATGCGCCAGATCGGCTCGCGCGGTGTCTATGGCAACCCGATCCTGCCCGACTTCATGGTGTTCCTGAACTACAAGGAATTGCCCTGGTTCTGGTATGGCTTCGACCATTTCTGGTTCGCGGCGATCATGGTGCTGGCGGTGCCCGGCCTGCTTGCCTTCGTCTTCGGCTGGTTCGCCTTCCGCAGCCGCGTCACCGGCGTCTATCTCTCCATCATCACACAGGCGATGACCTATGCGCTGCTGCTCGCCTTCTTCCGCAACGATATGGGTTTCGGCGGCAATAACGGCCTGACCGATTTCAAGGATATTCTGGGCTTCAATGTGCAGGCCGACGCGACGCGCTCGGCGCTGTTCGCGGCCAGCGCGGTGATGCTGGCGCTCGCCGTGCTCATCACCTGGGCGATCGTCGGCTCCAAATACGGCAAGCTCCTGATGGCGGTGCGCGACGCCGAGAGCCGCACGCGCTTCCTCGGCTGGCGGGCGGAGAACGTGAAACTGTTCGCCTTTACCGTCTCGGCCGTCATGGCCGGCATTGCCGGCGCGCTCTACGTGCCGCAAGTCGGCATCATCAATCCCGGTGAGTTCGAACCGTCCAATTCGATCGAGGTGGTGATCTGGGCGGCCGTCGGCGGTCGCGGCACCATTGTCGGCCCGATCATCGGCGCGCTGCTGGTCAATGCCGGCAAATCCTGGTTCACCGGCGTGCTGCCGGAATTGTGGCTGTTTGCGCTGGGCGGCCTGTTCGTCGCGGTCACCTTGCTCTTGCCGAAAGGCATCATCGGCATGTGGGACAGCTGGCGCGGCAATGCCAGGGCGTTGCGCGCGGCTTCCGTCGCCGAGGAGGCCGGCACCAAGGTTACCGTGGCATCCGCGACCTCGAAGCCCGCCCGCTCGCCGGCGAGAAATCCAGGCGAATGGTCCTGGTCCGACCCTGAACCGCAGGCGGCGGAGTAG
- the urtD gene encoding urea ABC transporter ATP-binding protein UrtD, protein MSKSNTILYLDGVCVSFDGFRAINNLSLVLDKGEMRAIIGPNGAGKTTMMDIVTGKTRPDEGEVFFNGQVDLTRHDEAEIAMMGIGRKFQKPTVFESHTIEDNLMLALKGPRSIFPALFHRRSAAEARQIDDILGIIRLGDKRHELAANLSHGQKQWLEIGMLLAQDPKLLLVDEPVAGMTDAETEETARLLKDIARDHSVIVVEHDMHFVRELGVKVTCLHEGSVLSEGTLDFVSADERVVEVYLGR, encoded by the coding sequence ATGAGCAAGTCGAACACCATTCTCTATCTTGACGGCGTCTGCGTCTCCTTCGACGGTTTTCGCGCCATCAACAATCTGTCGCTGGTGCTCGACAAGGGCGAGATGCGCGCCATCATCGGCCCCAACGGCGCCGGTAAGACGACGATGATGGACATCGTCACCGGCAAGACGCGGCCCGACGAGGGCGAAGTGTTCTTCAACGGCCAGGTGGATCTCACCAGGCATGACGAGGCCGAGATCGCCATGATGGGCATCGGCCGCAAATTCCAGAAGCCGACGGTCTTCGAAAGCCACACGATCGAGGACAATCTGATGCTGGCGCTGAAGGGGCCGCGTTCGATCTTCCCGGCGCTGTTCCACCGCCGCTCGGCGGCCGAGGCACGGCAGATCGACGACATTCTCGGCATCATCCGGCTGGGCGACAAGCGCCATGAGTTGGCCGCCAATCTCAGCCACGGCCAGAAACAGTGGCTGGAGATCGGCATGCTGCTCGCGCAGGACCCAAAACTGCTTTTGGTCGACGAGCCGGTCGCGGGCATGACCGATGCGGAAACCGAGGAGACAGCGCGGCTGCTCAAGGACATTGCGCGTGACCATTCGGTCATCGTCGTCGAGCACGACATGCATTTCGTGCGCGAACTCGGCGTCAAGGTCACCTGCCTGCACGAAGGCTCGGTGCTGTCGGAAGGCACGCTCGATTTCGTCTCGGCCGACGAGCGTGTCGTCGAAGTCTATCTGGGGAGATGA